One stretch of Lacrimispora sphenoides DNA includes these proteins:
- a CDS encoding class I SAM-dependent methyltransferase, whose amino-acid sequence MWIADGWKDYEVIDCSEGEKLERWGNYLLVRPDPQVIWSTPKTEKGWKRMNGHYHRSAKGGGEWEFFDLPEQWTISYKDLTFQLKPFSFKHTGLFPEQAANWDWFSEKIKQAGRPVKVLNLFAYTGGATLAAAKAGASVTHVDASKGMVGWAKENAHSSNLDSASIRWIVDDCVKFVEREIRRGNHYDAIIMDPPSYGRGPKGEIWKIEDAIYPLVKLCAQLLSDQPLFFLINSYTTGLAPSVLSYMMSTEIGVKFGGTVKSEEVGLPVTRTGLVLPCGASGRWWA is encoded by the coding sequence ATGTGGATTGCAGACGGCTGGAAAGATTATGAAGTGATAGACTGTTCAGAAGGAGAAAAACTTGAACGCTGGGGAAATTATCTCCTTGTACGTCCTGACCCACAGGTTATCTGGTCCACTCCCAAGACGGAAAAAGGCTGGAAAAGGATGAACGGCCACTATCATCGCAGCGCCAAGGGCGGCGGTGAGTGGGAATTTTTTGACCTTCCGGAACAATGGACAATCAGTTATAAGGATTTAACCTTTCAATTAAAGCCCTTCAGCTTTAAACATACAGGACTCTTTCCGGAACAGGCGGCAAACTGGGATTGGTTCAGTGAAAAAATAAAACAGGCCGGACGGCCTGTAAAAGTGCTTAACTTATTTGCCTATACCGGAGGTGCTACCCTGGCAGCCGCAAAAGCCGGGGCTTCTGTCACTCATGTAGATGCATCCAAGGGTATGGTCGGCTGGGCCAAGGAAAACGCCCACTCTTCCAATCTGGATTCCGCCTCCATCCGCTGGATCGTGGATGACTGCGTAAAATTCGTTGAAAGAGAGATCAGAAGGGGAAACCATTACGATGCAATCATTATGGATCCTCCTTCCTATGGAAGAGGGCCAAAGGGGGAAATCTGGAAAATAGAGGACGCCATTTATCCTTTGGTGAAGCTTTGCGCTCAGCTTCTGTCTGATCAGCCTCTGTTCTTCCTAATCAATTCCTATACCACTGGACTGGCTCCTTCTGTACTTTCCTATATGATGTCTACCGAAATTGGCGTAAAATTCGGAGGTACCGTAAAGTCAGAAGAAGTGGGTCTGCCTGTAACCCGGACCGGACTGGTTCTTCCCTGCGGTGCTTCAGGCAGATGGTGGGCTTAA
- a CDS encoding acyltransferase family protein yields MEERRFRNKITWFTFFFSVLVIWVHSYNAVLFLGNTRTAYEVDALERFFGDQVAQIAVPGFFLISSYLFFRNFTMDRLWIKWNSRIRSVLVPYIVWNLLYYLGYVIGSRLPVASDIIGKGKIPFHFTVAADAVLYYTYNYVFWYLNQLIILIVLAPVIYLFVRQWLTGVLLLTVTLAAIYIGASLPLLNLDALFYYSFGAFAAVLGRTIAEKSWNRRRFLAGLIIVAAGLLIKDLDLPGSIKGEVAATTVIYRLFIPVGLWFLVPEQHLENTKDWMKQNFFLYAVHFAMVRLINKTGALLLPAFPPLPLGIFLFMPVLCVIFSYWAGLFLRRYLPVLWNLLNGGR; encoded by the coding sequence ATGGAAGAAAGGAGATTCCGTAATAAGATAACCTGGTTTACATTCTTTTTCAGCGTTTTGGTCATATGGGTCCATTCCTACAATGCAGTCCTTTTTCTGGGCAACACTAGGACTGCTTATGAAGTTGATGCTCTGGAGCGATTTTTTGGTGATCAGGTGGCTCAGATCGCCGTTCCTGGATTTTTTCTCATATCCTCTTATCTTTTCTTCCGGAATTTTACCATGGACCGCCTTTGGATCAAATGGAATTCCAGGATCAGAAGTGTGTTGGTTCCCTATATCGTATGGAATCTTTTATATTACCTTGGGTATGTTATAGGAAGCCGGCTTCCAGTGGCTTCTGATATTATTGGAAAGGGAAAAATCCCCTTTCACTTTACGGTTGCAGCAGATGCGGTCCTTTATTATACCTATAATTATGTGTTCTGGTATTTGAACCAGCTCATTATTTTGATTGTTCTGGCGCCGGTAATTTATCTCTTTGTCAGGCAGTGGCTTACGGGTGTTTTGCTTCTGACCGTAACGCTTGCTGCAATTTACATCGGTGCTTCTTTGCCTCTTCTCAATCTGGATGCCCTGTTTTATTACAGCTTTGGCGCTTTTGCTGCAGTTTTAGGAAGAACGATCGCCGAAAAGTCCTGGAACAGGAGACGCTTTCTGGCAGGTCTTATTATTGTAGCTGCAGGGCTTCTCATAAAGGACCTGGATCTTCCAGGAAGCATTAAGGGAGAGGTTGCTGCTACTACTGTAATCTACCGGCTATTTATTCCGGTGGGTTTATGGTTTCTGGTTCCAGAGCAGCATTTGGAGAACACAAAAGATTGGATGAAACAGAATTTCTTTTTATATGCCGTCCATTTCGCCATGGTACGGCTGATAAATAAAACGGGAGCATTGCTGCTCCCTGCTTTTCCGCCACTGCCACTTGGAATTTTCCTGTTTATGCCGGTTTTATGTGTGATATTCAGTTACTGGGCCGGTCTCTTTCTGCGCCGTTACCTTCCGGTTTTGTGGAATCTGCTCAACGGAGGGCGATGA